From one Tsukamurella tyrosinosolvens genomic stretch:
- a CDS encoding AraC family transcriptional regulator, whose product MLRLGLWGAPPPGAADYAAPMPAPVVAHLLEALGREGHPVAVWADRAGIRRIDASADLELAFPQAMRFLAEAVRALPDRPLGLRAGARPLLQSFGMLGVAVQTADDVEGAVAAGLQYHQAAGSLVDFAVDADGDAVRLTVVPRSADPDVLPFLCEETLLSVVTLLRSALGDEQWSPTAVELPFAAPAYADEYSDHFGCAVRFGAPAGVLTVPRSLLGRPLPRREPAVHAAALAACRAIAGASGEARDLDHVWAVEQLLRADLRRPYTMAALARQLNTSERTLRRHLADAGESFRSIHARVRRERAETLLRTTGMPVRSVAAAVGFADARDFRRAFAQWTGSTPAQVRASGEIRTDEGGSAVTPR is encoded by the coding sequence ATGTTACGCCTGGGACTGTGGGGCGCGCCGCCGCCCGGGGCCGCGGACTACGCGGCCCCGATGCCCGCGCCCGTGGTCGCCCACCTGCTCGAGGCGCTGGGCCGGGAGGGGCATCCGGTGGCCGTCTGGGCGGACCGCGCGGGCATCCGCCGCATCGACGCCTCCGCCGACCTGGAACTGGCGTTCCCGCAGGCGATGCGATTCCTCGCCGAGGCGGTCCGCGCGCTGCCCGACCGCCCGCTCGGGCTCCGGGCCGGTGCCCGGCCGCTGCTGCAGTCGTTCGGGATGCTCGGCGTCGCGGTGCAGACCGCGGACGACGTCGAGGGCGCCGTCGCCGCCGGCCTGCAGTACCACCAGGCCGCGGGCAGCCTCGTCGACTTCGCGGTGGACGCCGACGGCGACGCCGTCCGCCTCACCGTGGTGCCGCGCTCGGCGGACCCGGACGTGCTGCCCTTCCTCTGCGAGGAGACGCTGCTCAGCGTCGTCACGCTGCTGCGCTCGGCCCTCGGTGACGAGCAGTGGTCGCCGACCGCCGTCGAGCTGCCCTTCGCCGCCCCCGCGTACGCCGACGAGTACTCCGACCACTTCGGGTGCGCCGTCCGCTTCGGCGCCCCCGCCGGGGTGCTGACGGTACCGCGGAGCCTGCTCGGCAGGCCGCTGCCCCGGCGGGAGCCCGCCGTGCACGCGGCGGCGCTCGCGGCGTGCCGCGCGATCGCCGGGGCGAGCGGGGAAGCGCGCGACCTCGACCACGTGTGGGCCGTCGAACAACTGCTCCGGGCCGACCTGCGTCGCCCGTACACGATGGCCGCGTTGGCCCGGCAGCTGAACACCAGCGAACGGACCCTGCGCCGGCACCTCGCGGACGCCGGCGAGTCCTTCCGCTCGATCCACGCGCGGGTCCGGCGCGAGCGTGCCGAGACGCTGCTGCGCACGACCGGCATGCCCGTGCGCTCGGTGGCGGCGGCGGTCGGCTTCGCCGACGCCCGCGACTTCCGGCGCGCCTTCGCGCAGTGGACCGGGAGCACTCCCGCCCAGGTCCGGGCGTCCGGGGAGATCCGGACGGACGAGGGGGGATCTGCGGTCACGCCGCGCTGA